Proteins found in one bacterium genomic segment:
- a CDS encoding SRPBCC family protein — MADQITQTIIVERNINDVFQLWANFENFPQFMKNIKSVRKMGDRKSHWVMDGPLGKNVEWDADTTVLEPNKRIAWQSSGGTIDTKGEVLFRSINPDETEVTATIQYKAPTGAETIAKLFDNPEKKLKEDLENFKQFAESTVSSHTDRL; from the coding sequence ATGGCAGACCAGATTACTCAGACCATCATCGTCGAGCGCAACATCAACGACGTATTCCAACTGTGGGCCAATTTCGAAAATTTTCCGCAGTTCATGAAGAACATCAAATCGGTCCGGAAGATGGGCGACCGCAAGAGCCATTGGGTGATGGACGGCCCGCTGGGCAAGAACGTCGAATGGGATGCCGATACCACCGTGCTCGAGCCTAACAAGCGTATCGCGTGGCAAAGCTCAGGCGGAACCATCGATACGAAGGGCGAAGTGCTGTTCCGCAGCATCAATCCCGATGAAACCGAAGTCACCGCTACGATCCAGTACAAGGCGCCGACCGGCGCCGAGACCATTGCCAAGCTCTTCGACAATCCTGAGAAGAAGCTCAAGGAAGACTTGGAGAACTTCAAGCAGTTCGCCGAGAGTACTGTCAGTTCCCACACCGATAGGTTGTGA
- a CDS encoding sulfurtransferase: protein MLISTEELARRLGEPGLVIADMRWDASQPDAGRDAFRTGHIPGAIYVDVDTELSDRSDLSKGRHPLPDPEQFVRTLARLGIGEGTTLVVYDDKAGSLAARLWWMMRWVGGAEALVLDGGFAAWVAEERPVETGPGKSPLPHPQPLAAHANVTMVANYPEVKTQGDKMLLLDARSAERYRGEGETIDTRAGHIPGAINAPWADNVKAEGVPHFKTPSMLRSHFESLGVRDGRRVVCSCGSGVTACHDLLALEIAGLHGARLYPGSWSEWIAKDCPDTPLMLRGETR, encoded by the coding sequence ATGCTGATTTCAACTGAGGAACTTGCCCGCAGGCTCGGTGAGCCGGGGCTGGTGATTGCCGATATGCGCTGGGATGCGAGCCAGCCCGATGCAGGACGCGACGCATTCCGCACGGGGCATATTCCCGGGGCAATTTATGTGGATGTGGATACCGAACTTTCCGACCGCTCGGACTTGAGCAAAGGCCGGCATCCGCTGCCGGATCCGGAGCAGTTTGTACGCACACTGGCGCGGTTAGGTATCGGCGAAGGAACGACGCTGGTGGTTTATGACGACAAGGCGGGATCGCTGGCGGCGCGGCTCTGGTGGATGATGCGCTGGGTGGGCGGAGCGGAAGCACTGGTGCTGGACGGCGGTTTCGCGGCGTGGGTTGCCGAAGAGCGGCCTGTTGAAACCGGTCCCGGCAAATCCCCTCTCCCCCACCCGCAGCCGCTCGCTGCTCATGCGAACGTGACGATGGTTGCCAATTATCCCGAGGTCAAAACGCAGGGTGACAAGATGCTCCTGCTGGATGCCCGTTCCGCGGAGCGGTATCGTGGCGAAGGCGAGACAATTGACACCCGCGCGGGGCATATTCCGGGAGCGATCAATGCACCGTGGGCCGATAACGTGAAGGCCGAGGGCGTTCCGCATTTCAAGACTCCATCGATGCTGCGCTCGCACTTTGAATCGCTTGGCGTCCGCGACGGCAGGAGAGTGGTTTGTTCCTGCGGCTCAGGTGTGACGGCGTGCCATGATCTGCTGGCTCTCGAGATTGCAGGATTGCATGGGGCAAGACTGTATCCGGGATCGTGGAGCGAATGGATTGCAAAGGATTGTCCCGATACCCCCCTTATGCTAAGGGGGGAGACCCGATGA
- a CDS encoding carboxypeptidase regulatory-like domain-containing protein yields MPLWEDITFTPGSTVKYYHDAANQRFVLAWVVVGGPAFELILDANGGVTYQYQTVGADIPATVGVVNCTNTDAFEVCYNGSGHWCPTDSSALQFWGGPQQAIQGTVRHLGGANPPLNGAQVWVTGGADTVLTDVLGNYLLPLNPGTYTVHFAYTAHCDSTRQNVVVEANVNTTLNVALRSPAFTSSVSSLTFYIHQGQSTPQTFTIANTGGSCRLLYSIVDSVDWLSSSPAAGIVEPGNSITITSTIVPALTHPLDHTTMYVYHNASGSPLPIQVDVGDVGAADRDDHLPTVFALHAAYPNPFNPTTEIRYDVPKTEHVELRIYNALGQEVGRLVNGMQPAGRYAVSWNGQDVASGLYLCRMQAGSFVAMQKMLLMK; encoded by the coding sequence ATGCCCCTGTGGGAGGACATAACGTTCACTCCGGGGAGCACGGTAAAGTACTATCACGATGCGGCGAACCAACGGTTCGTTCTTGCGTGGGTGGTTGTCGGTGGCCCGGCTTTTGAGTTGATTCTGGACGCCAATGGCGGTGTGACGTACCAGTATCAAACGGTTGGCGCAGACATTCCGGCAACGGTGGGAGTGGTCAACTGCACCAACACGGATGCCTTTGAGGTGTGCTACAACGGCAGCGGACATTGGTGTCCGACAGATAGCAGCGCGCTTCAATTCTGGGGCGGACCGCAGCAGGCCATTCAAGGAACCGTGCGGCATTTGGGAGGCGCTAACCCGCCGTTGAATGGAGCGCAGGTGTGGGTTACGGGCGGTGCGGACACAGTGCTGACCGACGTTTTGGGCAACTATCTGCTGCCTTTGAATCCCGGAACCTATACGGTGCATTTTGCCTACACAGCTCATTGCGATTCTACCCGTCAGAACGTCGTGGTGGAGGCCAACGTGAATACCACGCTGAACGTGGCTCTGCGCTCGCCGGCCTTTACGTCCAGCGTCTCATCCTTGACCTTCTACATTCACCAAGGGCAGAGCACACCGCAGACCTTTACGATAGCGAATACAGGTGGTAGTTGCCGGCTGCTATACAGTATTGTGGACAGTGTGGATTGGCTGAGTTCCAGCCCGGCGGCCGGGATCGTTGAACCCGGTAACAGCATAACGATCACGTCTACGATTGTACCTGCATTGACTCATCCGCTTGACCACACCACAATGTATGTGTACCACAACGCATCCGGTAGCCCTTTGCCAATTCAGGTAGATGTTGGTGATGTCGGGGCAGCGGATCGGGACGACCATCTGCCCACGGTGTTTGCCTTGCATGCGGCTTATCCGAATCCCTTCAACCCGACCACAGAGATTCGCTATGACGTGCCGAAGACCGAGCATGTTGAATTGAGAATCTACAATGCGCTGGGGCAGGAAGTTGGCAGGCTGGTGAATGGGATGCAGCCGGCGGGACGCTACGCGGTGTCATGGAATGGACAGGACGTGGCCAGCGGGCTCTATCTCTGCCGGATGCAGGCGGGGAGTTTCGTGGCGATGCAGAAGATGCTGCTGATGAAGTAA